The proteins below are encoded in one region of Bremerella sp. P1:
- a CDS encoding circularly permuted type 2 ATP-grasp protein, whose translation MIRLGITFNVYGEEAGTERIIPFDILPRIIQGEQWSWMSKGLKQRIVALNMFIDDIYNDQKILKDKIIPEHVVKSASSFRPQCVGMKPPNGIWCHITGTDLVRDSDGEFYVLEDNLRCPSGVSYVLQNRQLMKQTFPGLFEAQFVRPVDDYCSQLLDALNSLAPESVEKPVVAVLSPGIYNSAYFEHSFLAQQMGVDLVEGRDLVVRDRRVYARTTKGLKPVDVLYRRIDDDFIDPHVFRKDSMLGVPGIIDAYRAGNVALANAPGTGIADDKVIYAYVPDMIKYYLSEDPILPNVPTYVCWDDAQRDHVIKNIADMVVKPANESGGYGMLIGPRASKEEHQKFVELIKANPRNYIAQPTLALSRAPVIIDDHLEGRHVDLRPFIIYGRDIYVLPGGLTRVALRKGSLVVNSSQGGGSKDTWVV comes from the coding sequence ATGATTCGTTTAGGAATTACGTTCAACGTCTATGGTGAAGAGGCAGGCACGGAACGAATCATTCCGTTCGACATTTTGCCTCGCATCATCCAAGGCGAGCAGTGGTCGTGGATGTCGAAAGGACTGAAGCAGCGCATCGTCGCGCTCAACATGTTCATCGACGACATCTACAACGACCAGAAGATCCTCAAAGACAAGATCATTCCAGAACACGTGGTCAAATCGGCCAGCAGTTTCCGGCCTCAATGTGTCGGCATGAAGCCGCCAAACGGCATTTGGTGTCATATTACCGGCACTGACTTGGTCCGTGACTCGGACGGCGAGTTCTACGTACTGGAAGACAACCTGCGTTGCCCTTCCGGCGTCTCGTACGTGCTTCAGAATCGTCAGTTGATGAAACAGACATTCCCAGGCCTGTTCGAGGCCCAGTTTGTCCGCCCAGTCGACGATTACTGCAGTCAATTACTCGACGCACTGAACTCGCTAGCTCCCGAAAGTGTCGAAAAGCCCGTCGTGGCCGTGCTTTCGCCAGGGATTTATAACTCGGCCTACTTCGAACACTCGTTCCTCGCCCAGCAGATGGGTGTCGACCTGGTAGAAGGCCGAGACTTGGTGGTTCGCGATCGCCGCGTCTATGCCCGGACAACCAAGGGTTTGAAACCGGTAGACGTGCTTTACCGCCGAATCGATGACGACTTCATCGACCCGCACGTCTTCCGCAAGGATTCGATGCTGGGGGTTCCGGGAATCATCGACGCTTACCGTGCCGGAAACGTCGCGTTGGCGAACGCTCCGGGTACTGGCATTGCCGACGACAAGGTAATCTACGCCTACGTACCGGACATGATTAAGTACTACCTGAGCGAAGACCCGATCCTGCCGAACGTGCCCACGTACGTTTGCTGGGACGACGCTCAGCGTGACCACGTCATCAAGAATATCGCTGACATGGTGGTAAAACCGGCCAACGAATCAGGCGGTTACGGCATGCTGATCGGTCCGCGTGCTTCCAAGGAAGAGCACCAGAAGTTCGTCGAATTGATCAAAGCCAACCCGCGGAATTACATCGCACAGCCGACCCTTGCCCTATCGCGGGCTCCCGTCATCATTGATGACCACTTAGAGGGGAGGCACGTCGACCTGCGACCGTTTATCATCTATGGACGTGACATCTACGTATTGCCCGGCGGACTGACTCGAGTTGCCCTGCGTAAGGGATCGCTCGTGGTCAACTCGTCCCAGGGGGGCGGAAGCAAAGACACCTGGGTCGTGTAG
- a CDS encoding transglutaminase family protein, which produces MRYQVEHKTAYHYSEPASVAHNLLHLRVPTTHRQSVEDFALTVEPKPRSVVSRTDYFGNQVHYFALSEPHSGMTITATSRVVVKTPAPITTSPAWEDLAAHAKDRDFPLEVRQYLFPSRHIRMLPILSEYGKAAFTRARPIVEAAMELTTRIYTEYKYDSNATNIFTPLEEVVRQRHGVCQDFAHVGIGALRALGLPARYVSGYLRTEPPPGKPRLVGADASHAWFSVFCGTDLGWIDFDPTNNVMVGTDHITLAHGRDFEDVSPIQGVVMGGGTRTMQVGVDVMPLGAKTNGAPSGPAATQQQQQRSQNK; this is translated from the coding sequence GTGCGATATCAAGTGGAACACAAGACGGCTTACCACTACTCCGAGCCTGCCTCGGTAGCGCACAATCTATTGCATTTGCGCGTCCCCACAACGCATCGCCAAAGCGTCGAAGATTTCGCTCTGACGGTCGAGCCCAAGCCGAGATCGGTCGTTTCGCGAACCGATTATTTCGGCAATCAGGTTCATTACTTCGCGTTGAGCGAACCACATAGCGGAATGACCATCACGGCGACCAGTCGCGTGGTGGTAAAAACCCCAGCGCCGATAACAACCTCGCCAGCTTGGGAAGATCTCGCCGCGCACGCCAAGGACCGCGACTTTCCTCTGGAAGTTCGCCAATACCTATTCCCTTCGCGGCACATTCGGATGTTGCCCATCCTGAGCGAATACGGCAAGGCGGCATTCACCCGGGCCCGTCCCATTGTTGAAGCGGCGATGGAACTAACGACGCGAATTTATACCGAGTACAAATACGACTCGAACGCGACCAATATCTTTACGCCGCTCGAGGAAGTCGTTCGTCAGCGACACGGTGTTTGCCAAGACTTTGCCCACGTGGGGATCGGAGCGTTGAGGGCTCTAGGCTTGCCGGCTCGTTACGTCAGTGGGTACCTGCGTACCGAACCGCCACCGGGCAAACCTCGCCTGGTGGGTGCCGATGCTTCCCATGCCTGGTTCTCGGTCTTTTGTGGAACCGACCTGGGTTGGATCGATTTCGATCCGACGAATAACGTGATGGTGGGCACCGATCACATCACCCTGGCCCACGGGCGAGACTTCGAAGACGTTTCGCCCATTCAAGGGGTCGTTATGGGTGGCGGCACGCGGACCATGCAAGTTGGCGTCGACGTGATGCCGCTGGGTGCTAAGACCAACGGCGCGCCCTCAGGACCTGCCGCTACCCAGCAGCAGCAACAGCGAAGTCAGAACAAGTAG
- a CDS encoding alpha-E domain-containing protein has protein sequence MLSRVADSIYWTSRYIERAEAVARFIAVNLNISMDLSTAGNQQWMPLVTTTGDDEKFSEIYGEASKRNVIEFLTFDRNNPNSILSCLINARENARSIRERISAEMWEHINRFYLMVKDVGDAEGILDDLPDFYEAVRNSGQQFSGVTDATMTHGEGWHFCQLGRFLERADKMSRILDVKYYILLPSPQHVGSAFDDLQWGALLRSASAYEMYRQRFGRIVPQNVVDFIMLDKEFPRAVLHCLTKANESLHAITGSDIEGFTNLPEQRLGQLRAEFAFTSATDIIARGLHEFIDDFQKRLNLVGESIGTTFFSLQAAA, from the coding sequence ATGTTAAGTCGCGTAGCCGACTCCATCTATTGGACCAGCCGTTATATCGAACGTGCTGAGGCGGTAGCCCGCTTCATCGCGGTGAACTTGAACATCAGCATGGATTTGTCGACCGCCGGCAACCAGCAATGGATGCCGCTGGTCACCACCACTGGTGATGATGAAAAGTTCTCTGAGATTTACGGCGAAGCCAGTAAGCGAAACGTTATCGAGTTTCTGACGTTCGATCGCAACAATCCGAACTCGATTCTTTCCTGTCTGATCAACGCTCGTGAGAATGCCCGCAGCATCCGCGAACGCATCTCGGCCGAAATGTGGGAGCACATCAACCGCTTCTACCTGATGGTCAAAGATGTGGGGGATGCCGAAGGCATTTTGGACGACCTGCCCGACTTTTACGAAGCCGTTCGTAATTCGGGTCAGCAGTTCAGCGGCGTGACCGATGCAACCATGACCCACGGCGAAGGGTGGCATTTCTGTCAGCTAGGACGCTTCCTGGAACGGGCCGACAAGATGTCTCGCATTCTGGATGTGAAGTATTACATCCTGCTGCCCAGCCCGCAGCACGTGGGAAGCGCGTTCGATGATTTACAGTGGGGTGCCCTGCTCCGTTCGGCAAGTGCTTACGAAATGTATCGCCAGCGTTTTGGTCGAATTGTTCCGCAGAACGTCGTCGACTTCATCATGCTGGACAAAGAGTTCCCGCGAGCCGTTCTGCACTGCCTTACTAAAGCGAATGAATCGCTGCACGCGATCACCGGAAGCGACATCGAAGGGTTTACGAACCTGCCCGAGCAGCGACTGGGTCAACTTCGTGCTGAGTTCGCATTTACCAGCGCGACAGACATTATCGCTCGCGGCTTGCACGAGTTCATCGACGACTTCCAGAAGCGTTTGAATCTCGTCGGCGAATCGATCGGGACAACCTTCTTCAGTCTTCAAGCAGCAGCATAA
- a CDS encoding alpha/beta hydrolase family protein has translation MSFSYRCLLPLFLLLVLPVASTALADPIQPSTNLPQTQPWDLTKLSEAPKFAWVDADSPVRSLTFTGEEFEGHPTSVFAYYATPGSILGDKNLDRNLPAIVCIHGGGGTAFREWTELWAKRGYAAIAMDLAGSRPIEGKNPHDQKNRTRLPDGGPFHGDQHKFGHIDDQVHQQWQYHAVANVILAHSLIRSFPEIDKKRTGVTGISWGGYLTCIVAGVDSRFHAAVPVYGCGYLTDNSKWLDRFAKMTPRQRQLWVTLWDPRQYLPAVSMPILFVNGTNDFAYPLDSYMKSYDAVPDDVHKQLSITVKMSHSHPGGWNPPQIGHFMDQWLKRGEPLPMVDLPQIKGDHVELRYDTATFAKAAIHWSVDDKAVNAHDWKTADAVVKEDIIIAPAPPEDARLWYMTVQAEDGSLVSTEIIFVKERLIR, from the coding sequence ATGTCGTTCTCTTACCGCTGTCTGCTGCCGCTGTTTCTTCTTTTGGTCTTGCCGGTCGCTTCGACGGCTCTCGCGGATCCTATTCAGCCATCGACTAACCTTCCGCAAACGCAACCTTGGGACTTAACGAAACTTTCCGAGGCCCCCAAGTTCGCGTGGGTGGATGCCGATTCGCCGGTACGCTCTTTGACGTTCACCGGGGAAGAGTTCGAAGGACATCCGACAAGTGTCTTCGCTTATTATGCGACACCTGGAAGCATATTGGGAGACAAAAATTTAGACAGAAATTTGCCGGCCATCGTTTGCATTCACGGTGGAGGGGGAACCGCATTCCGCGAGTGGACTGAATTGTGGGCGAAACGTGGTTACGCGGCAATTGCCATGGACCTCGCAGGCTCGCGGCCGATCGAAGGCAAGAATCCCCATGATCAAAAAAATCGAACACGTTTACCCGACGGTGGACCGTTTCATGGCGACCAGCACAAGTTTGGCCACATCGACGATCAGGTACATCAACAATGGCAATACCACGCGGTCGCAAACGTAATCTTAGCGCATTCTTTAATTCGCAGTTTTCCCGAGATCGATAAAAAACGAACCGGTGTGACCGGTATCAGCTGGGGTGGTTACTTAACGTGCATCGTGGCCGGCGTCGATTCAAGATTTCATGCCGCGGTGCCTGTTTATGGATGTGGCTATCTGACCGACAACAGCAAGTGGCTGGATCGCTTTGCCAAAATGACACCTCGGCAAAGACAGTTGTGGGTCACGCTGTGGGATCCTCGCCAATACTTGCCTGCGGTTTCGATGCCGATTCTGTTTGTGAACGGCACGAACGATTTTGCGTATCCGCTAGATAGTTACATGAAGAGCTACGACGCGGTCCCCGACGACGTTCACAAGCAGCTATCGATTACCGTGAAAATGTCGCACAGCCATCCCGGTGGTTGGAATCCACCGCAAATCGGTCACTTCATGGACCAATGGCTCAAGCGAGGTGAACCGTTGCCGATGGTTGATCTTCCCCAGATCAAAGGAGATCACGTCGAATTGCGCTATGACACAGCGACGTTCGCTAAAGCGGCGATCCACTGGAGCGTCGACGACAAGGCGGTCAACGCTCATGATTGGAAGACGGCCGATGCGGTCGTCAAAGAAGACATCATTATCGCCCCAGCACCTCCCGAAGACGCACGGCTTTGGTACATGACCGTCCAGGCCGAGGATGGCAGCCTGGTTAGCACCGAGATCATCTTCGTCAAAGAACGCTTGATCCGCTGA